One window from the genome of Eublepharis macularius isolate TG4126 chromosome 15, MPM_Emac_v1.0, whole genome shotgun sequence encodes:
- the LOC129343642 gene encoding aurora kinase A and ninein-interacting protein-like, translating to MKRKGRSPTEQQHEACDIWLDPSAFKKRKMQTLIAKSALRVKNRPLLYPGSEKVPLPFTKQTTISTFFRSQSSDEKKTNTNRGLLSIASKSDCSLQRCESLEGERSQLAASLFPPIQEFKLIQHYTHQTSAQSDSRSMALAKEKSTADDNLDSTQRPEANGVTEHTAVASSPLRGKNGGQRTFNTPYSLTNQNRKALRRNGNCSSHSKNHLSDSSDSENIDSRSDRCGTAMKWKGFNQNGTGILSEIALCSSDKGSKNSQLGCATSLFSQDSEGHRVISHRFSGEQRKLCLPKQPLQDKSNQGASPAYRDCFGACFPAQSGLQLAAGMNLPAQAENRLKSCYDLLFTEDSEGNRVIKH from the exons ATGAAACGGAAGGGCAGAAGCCCCACGGAGCAGCAGCATGAGGCTTGTGATATTTGGCTGGATCCTTCGGCCTTCAAAAAACGTAAAATGCAG ACTCTAATAGCTAAGTCTGCATTAAGGGTGAAAAACAGGCCCTTGCTGTACCCTGGTTCAGAAAAAGTGCCGCTTCCCTTCACCAAGCAAACTACCAtctccaccttcttcaggagtCAGTCATCAG ATGAAAAGAAAACCAACACAAACAGAGGGCTGTTGAGTATCGCATCGAAAAGTGACTGCAGTCTGCAAAGATGTGAATCACTTGAAGGGGAGAGAAGCCAGTTGGCAGCCTCGTTGTTTCCACCAATTCAGGAATTCAAACTCATCCAGCATTATACCCATCAGACCTCTGCTCAGAGTGACAGCAGATCGATGGCTCTGGCTAAGGAAAAATCTACTGCAGATGACAATTTAGACTCCACCCAGCGCCCAGAAGCAAATGGGGTGACTGAGCATACTGCTGTTGCCAGTTCACCTTTGAGAGGGAAAAATGGAGGCCAGAGAACATTCAACACCCCTTATTCTCTAACTAACCAAAACCGGAAGGCTCTGAGAAGAAATGGAAACTGTTCTTCCCACAGCAAGAACCACTTGAGTGATTCCTCAGATTCTGAGAACATTGATTCTCGGTCAGATAGATGTGGCACAGCCATGAAGTGGAAAGGCTTTAACCAAAACGGAACAGGGATTCTCTCAGAAATAGCCCTTTGCAGTTCTGATAAAGGGTCCAAGAATAGCCAGCTAGGATGTGCCACCTCTTTGTTCAGTCAAGACTCTGAGGGCCACAGAGTAATTTCTCACCGCTTTTCTGGAGAGCAAAGAAAACTTTGTTTGCCAAAACAGCCTCTGCAGGACAAAAGCAACCAAGGAGCCAGCCCAGCCTATAGAGACTGCTTTGGGGCTTGTTTTCCTGCACAGAGTGGGCTCCAGCTAGCTGCAGGCATGAACTTGCCTGCTCAAGCAGAGAATAGACTGAAGTCATGTTATGACTTGCTATTCACAGAGGATTCAGAAGGCAATAGAGTCATTAAGCACTGA